In the genome of Cheilinus undulatus linkage group 6, ASM1832078v1, whole genome shotgun sequence, one region contains:
- the fignl1 gene encoding fidgetin-like protein 1 isoform X2, which yields MSGAHLDEWQRRSFDISSGSCTPEQTADAYRAHILSIQYAWASSQVSQAGMDSLLRTYSERYAAVLDSDDPCKGLNNYAESALHLARSQRNYSDKWESSLTAENVMELPSVKKMIQAVGGGSLVASEDANICVGQESKGNPLSAPLTAVRSDAALFKPTVTPQPKKIDYNTPSNPASNFMPERPRSSEGISGNSNSFFRPPARPQSVFSHPSATLPQGNPGPANGTQNHQPSVFSSSNPAKRKNFYSPDAGDGGRGQHRGQASNEPRGGSSFKTAREQFIVDQQKKHSQQPQRGQSAGMSAAVKKSLGANRPRGAFSKFVSPMPRQGEEEGGASRDSAGEPQILDERLKNFEPKIVELIMSEIMDHGPPVAWDDIAGLEFAKTTIKEIVVWPMLRPDIFTGLRGPPKGILLFGPPGTGKTLIGKCIACQSGATFFSISASSLTSKWVGEGEKMVRALFAIARCHQPAVIFIDEIDSLLSQRTDGEHDSSRRIKTEFLVQLDGAATAAEDRILVVGATNRPQEIDEAARRRLAKRLYIPLPEATARWQIVTNLMAREKNQLRESELESVVTATEGFSGADMTHLCKEAALGPIRSIQLSDIATITADEVRPILYSDFQEALRTVRPSVSSKDLELYEEWNKTFGCGR from the coding sequence CTGAACAGACGGCCGATGCCTACCGGGCCCACATCCTCTCCATTCAGTATGCATGGGCAAGCTCCCAGGTCTCTCAGGCAGGCATGGACAGCCTGCTTAGGACCTACTCGGAGCGCTATGCTGCAGTCCTGGACTCGGATGACCCCTGCAAAGGGCTCAACAACTATGCAGAGAGCGCACTGCATCTGGCCCGCAGTCAGAGGAACTACAGTGACAAATGGGAGTCCTCCCTGACTGCGGAGAATGTGATGGAGCTACCAAGTGTGAAGAAGATGATTCAGGCGGTGGGAGGAGGCTCCCTGGTGGCATCAGAAGATGCAAACATATGTGTTGGGCAAGAGAGCAAAGGAAACCCTTTGTCTGCTCCATTAACTGCTGTCAGATCAGATGCTGCGTTATTTAAACCTACAGTCACACCACAGCctaaaaaaatagattataaCACCCCCAGTAATCCTGCTTCTAATTTTATGCCAGAAAGGCCGAGAAGCTCTGAGGGTATCTCAGGTAATTCAAATTCATTCTTCCGACCCCCAGCTAGACCACAGTCAGTGTTTAGTCATCCTTCTGCGACTCTTCCGCAGGGCAACCCAGGCCCTGCAAACGGCACACAAAATCATCAGCCCTCTGTCTTTTCCAGCTCCAACCCTGCTAAACGTAAGAATTTTTACAGCCCAGACGCCGGGGATGGTGGAAGGGGGCAACACAGAGGGCAAGCAAGCAATGAGCCACGAGGTGGGAGCAGTTTCAAAACCGCTCGTGAGCAGTTCATCGTTGATCAGCAGAAAAAGCATTCGCAGCAACCCCAGAGAGGTCAGAGCGCCGGTATGTCAGCAGCTGTTAAGAAATCTCTGGGTGCTAACAGACCCCGAGGGGCATTTTCTAAATTTGTGTCACCTATGCCACGACAAGGAGAGGAAGAAGGTGGGGCGAGCCGGGATTCTGCTGGGGAACCTCAGATTCTGGATGAGCGTCTGAAAAACTTTGAGCCAAAGATTGTCGAGCTCATCATGAGTGAGATCATGGATCACGGACCCCCTGTTGCTTGGGATGACATAGCAGGCCTGGAGTTTGCAAAGACCACAATTAAGGAGATTGTGGTTTGGCCCATGCTGCGACCTGATATTTTTACTGGCCTCCGTGGTCCACCTAAAGGAATCCTGCTGTTTGGACCCCCAGGTACTGGAAAAACTCTGATAGGAAAATGCATAGCTTGCCAGTCCGGTGCCACCTTCTTTAGCATCAGCGCTTCATCGCTCACGTCCAAATGGGTGGGCGaaggagaaaaaatggtgagGGCCCTGTTTGCCATTGCACGCTGCCACCAGCCTGCTGTCATTTTCATCGATGAAATTGACTCACTGTTGTCCCAGCGCACAGACGGGGAGCATGACTCATCACGCAGGATAAAGACAGAGTTCCTGGTCCAGCTGGACGGGGCAGCCACGGCTGCAGAAGACCGCATTCTGGTGGTAGGTGCCACCAACCGGCCGCAAGAGATAGATGAGGCTGCGCGGCGACGCCTGGCTAAAAGGTTATACATCCCGCTGCCTGAAGCCACCGCGCGATGGCAGATAGTGACCAACCTCATGGCTCGAGAGAAGAACCAGCTGAGAGAGTCAGAGCTGGAGAGTGTGGTGACGGCTACAGAGGGCTTCTCTGGAGCTGATATGACTCATCTGTGTAAAGAAGCAGCACTGGGGCCAATCCGCAGCATCCAGCTCAGTGACATCGCCACGATTACTGCAGATGAGGTGAGACCAATCCTCTACAGTGACTTCCAGGAAGCCCTGAGGACGGTACGGCCCAGTGTGTCATCGAAAGACTTGGAGCTTTATGAAGAGTGGAATAAGACTTTTGGATGTGGACGTTAG
- the fignl1 gene encoding fidgetin-like protein 1 isoform X1 yields MCKNWSRPGMSGAHLDEWQRRSFDISSGSCTPEQTADAYRAHILSIQYAWASSQVSQAGMDSLLRTYSERYAAVLDSDDPCKGLNNYAESALHLARSQRNYSDKWESSLTAENVMELPSVKKMIQAVGGGSLVASEDANICVGQESKGNPLSAPLTAVRSDAALFKPTVTPQPKKIDYNTPSNPASNFMPERPRSSEGISGNSNSFFRPPARPQSVFSHPSATLPQGNPGPANGTQNHQPSVFSSSNPAKRKNFYSPDAGDGGRGQHRGQASNEPRGGSSFKTAREQFIVDQQKKHSQQPQRGQSAGMSAAVKKSLGANRPRGAFSKFVSPMPRQGEEEGGASRDSAGEPQILDERLKNFEPKIVELIMSEIMDHGPPVAWDDIAGLEFAKTTIKEIVVWPMLRPDIFTGLRGPPKGILLFGPPGTGKTLIGKCIACQSGATFFSISASSLTSKWVGEGEKMVRALFAIARCHQPAVIFIDEIDSLLSQRTDGEHDSSRRIKTEFLVQLDGAATAAEDRILVVGATNRPQEIDEAARRRLAKRLYIPLPEATARWQIVTNLMAREKNQLRESELESVVTATEGFSGADMTHLCKEAALGPIRSIQLSDIATITADEVRPILYSDFQEALRTVRPSVSSKDLELYEEWNKTFGCGR; encoded by the coding sequence CTGAACAGACGGCCGATGCCTACCGGGCCCACATCCTCTCCATTCAGTATGCATGGGCAAGCTCCCAGGTCTCTCAGGCAGGCATGGACAGCCTGCTTAGGACCTACTCGGAGCGCTATGCTGCAGTCCTGGACTCGGATGACCCCTGCAAAGGGCTCAACAACTATGCAGAGAGCGCACTGCATCTGGCCCGCAGTCAGAGGAACTACAGTGACAAATGGGAGTCCTCCCTGACTGCGGAGAATGTGATGGAGCTACCAAGTGTGAAGAAGATGATTCAGGCGGTGGGAGGAGGCTCCCTGGTGGCATCAGAAGATGCAAACATATGTGTTGGGCAAGAGAGCAAAGGAAACCCTTTGTCTGCTCCATTAACTGCTGTCAGATCAGATGCTGCGTTATTTAAACCTACAGTCACACCACAGCctaaaaaaatagattataaCACCCCCAGTAATCCTGCTTCTAATTTTATGCCAGAAAGGCCGAGAAGCTCTGAGGGTATCTCAGGTAATTCAAATTCATTCTTCCGACCCCCAGCTAGACCACAGTCAGTGTTTAGTCATCCTTCTGCGACTCTTCCGCAGGGCAACCCAGGCCCTGCAAACGGCACACAAAATCATCAGCCCTCTGTCTTTTCCAGCTCCAACCCTGCTAAACGTAAGAATTTTTACAGCCCAGACGCCGGGGATGGTGGAAGGGGGCAACACAGAGGGCAAGCAAGCAATGAGCCACGAGGTGGGAGCAGTTTCAAAACCGCTCGTGAGCAGTTCATCGTTGATCAGCAGAAAAAGCATTCGCAGCAACCCCAGAGAGGTCAGAGCGCCGGTATGTCAGCAGCTGTTAAGAAATCTCTGGGTGCTAACAGACCCCGAGGGGCATTTTCTAAATTTGTGTCACCTATGCCACGACAAGGAGAGGAAGAAGGTGGGGCGAGCCGGGATTCTGCTGGGGAACCTCAGATTCTGGATGAGCGTCTGAAAAACTTTGAGCCAAAGATTGTCGAGCTCATCATGAGTGAGATCATGGATCACGGACCCCCTGTTGCTTGGGATGACATAGCAGGCCTGGAGTTTGCAAAGACCACAATTAAGGAGATTGTGGTTTGGCCCATGCTGCGACCTGATATTTTTACTGGCCTCCGTGGTCCACCTAAAGGAATCCTGCTGTTTGGACCCCCAGGTACTGGAAAAACTCTGATAGGAAAATGCATAGCTTGCCAGTCCGGTGCCACCTTCTTTAGCATCAGCGCTTCATCGCTCACGTCCAAATGGGTGGGCGaaggagaaaaaatggtgagGGCCCTGTTTGCCATTGCACGCTGCCACCAGCCTGCTGTCATTTTCATCGATGAAATTGACTCACTGTTGTCCCAGCGCACAGACGGGGAGCATGACTCATCACGCAGGATAAAGACAGAGTTCCTGGTCCAGCTGGACGGGGCAGCCACGGCTGCAGAAGACCGCATTCTGGTGGTAGGTGCCACCAACCGGCCGCAAGAGATAGATGAGGCTGCGCGGCGACGCCTGGCTAAAAGGTTATACATCCCGCTGCCTGAAGCCACCGCGCGATGGCAGATAGTGACCAACCTCATGGCTCGAGAGAAGAACCAGCTGAGAGAGTCAGAGCTGGAGAGTGTGGTGACGGCTACAGAGGGCTTCTCTGGAGCTGATATGACTCATCTGTGTAAAGAAGCAGCACTGGGGCCAATCCGCAGCATCCAGCTCAGTGACATCGCCACGATTACTGCAGATGAGGTGAGACCAATCCTCTACAGTGACTTCCAGGAAGCCCTGAGGACGGTACGGCCCAGTGTGTCATCGAAAGACTTGGAGCTTTATGAAGAGTGGAATAAGACTTTTGGATGTGGACGTTAG